The following is a genomic window from Crossiella equi.
GGTGCCGCCCTTGGGCTTGGTGCCGACGAGCACGAGCCTGCGCACCAGGCCGGGGTTCCGCAGCGTCAGCTCCTGGGCGACCATGCCGCCGATGGAGAAGCCGAGCACGTCGACCTCGGTGAGCCCGAGTGAGCGCAGGGCAGCGGCGACCTGGTCGGCCATGCCCTCGACGGTGTCCGGCGTCTGTCCCGTGGACGCGCCCACCCCGCCGTAGTTGACCAGCACGACCGGCCGGGTCCTGGCCAGGCCGTCGGTGACCGCGGGATCCCAGTGGTCCAGCCCGCCCCGGAAGTGCTGCAGGAACACCAGCGGTGTGCCGGTCTCGGCGCCGAAGCGGCGGTAGGCGAGCTGGACCCCGCCCGCGTCGGCCAGCTGGGTCGGTGCGGTGGCGTGCGTGTGCATGGTCGTACTCCGTCTCTGCTGCACAGGATTGGTAAACCGATCGGTTTCCACCACTGTAGCAGAGGCGGAAACCGATCGGTATCCTGGTGACCATGGACACCCCGAGAGCCCGGATCATGGCGGCGGCGCGGGAGCTCTTCTACTGGCAGGGCATCCAGGCCACCGGCGTGGAGGAGCTGGCCGAGAAGGCTGCGGTCTCCAAGCGCACGCTGTACAAGGTCTTCGGCAGCAAGGACCAGGTGGTCACCACCTACCTGGCCGAGATGCAGGCCGCGGACATCGGCAGCGTGGCCAACCTGGCCCGCACCGACCTGACGCCCCGGGAACGCCTGCTGGCCCTGTTCGACGCGCCGGCGCAGCCCGAGCGGGCGCCGCTGTTCCGGGGCTGCCCGCAGCACAACGCGGTGGTGGAGCTGGCCGGGCCGGACCACCCCGCGCACGAGCTGGTCCACCGCAACAAGCTCGCGACGCTCGCCCGGATCACCGACACCGCCCGTGAGGCCGGGTTCGCCGATCCGGAGGCGGTGGCGCGGCGGTTGTTCCTGCTGCTGGAGGGCGCGATGGCGCTGGCCACCTCGCTGGATGACGTGTCGGCGTTCGGGCAGGCGCGCGAGATCGCCGAGGGGCTGCTCGGGGCGGCCTGACGGGCAGCCCCCGCCTCCCGCTCCCCCGCCCGGTGCGGCGGTCCGCGATCCCGTTGGCGCGCCTAGCGTTGTACCGGGCCCGGCGCCCCGCCCTCCCTCACGGCGGGGTGCCGGGCTTGACCTGGAGCGCGCTCCAGCATCTAGGTTCCCCGGCGAGCACTACCACTGGGGAGAAGACATGCACTACCGCACGTTGGGCGGCACCGGGATCCAGGTGTCCGCGCACTGCCTGGGCACCATGATGTTCGGTGCCGTCGGCAACCCCGACCACGAGGACTGCGTGCGCATCGTGCACGCGGCCCTGGACGCGGGCATCAACTTCGTGGACACCGCCGACATGTACTCCAGCGGCGAGTCCGAGGAGATCACCGGGAAGGCCCTGGAAGGGCGGCGCGAGGAGGTCGTGCTGGCCACCAAGGTGCACTTCCCCATGGGCGAGGGGCCCAACCGGGGCGGGAACTCGCGGCGGTGGATCATCCGGGCGGTCGAGGACAGCCTGCGGCGGCTGCGCACCGACTGGATCGACCTGTACCAGGTGCACCGGCCCGACCCCACGACCGACGTCGAGGAGACCCTGGGCGCGCTGACCGACCTGGTGCGAGCCGGGAAGATCCGGGCCTTCGGCAGCTCCAGCTTCCCCGCGCAGGAGATCGCGCACGCGCAGCACGTGGCGCGGGACCGTGGCCTGTACCGCTTCCGCACCGAGCAGCCGCCGTACAACCTGCTCGCGCGCGGGGTCGAGGCGCACCTGCTACCCACCGCCGCCCGCTACGGCATGGGCGTGCTCACCTACAGTCCGCTGGCCTGGGGCTTCCTGTCCGGCAAGGTGCGCGGCGGCCAGGACGTCGACCTCACCACCGGGCGCGCCAGGCTCGCGCCGCAGCGGTTCGACCCCGCCCTGCCCGAGAACGCGGCCAAGTACGCCGCGCTGGAGCAGCTGCTCGACCTGGCCGCCGACCTGGGCTGTTCGCTGCCCGAGCTCGCGGTGGCCTTCCCGGTCACGCACCCGGCGGTCACCTCGGTGATCCTCGGCCCGCGCACCCTGGACCAGCTCACCTCCTCGCTCAAGGGCGCCTCGCTGGTCCTGGACGACGCGGCGTTGGACCGCATCGACGAGATCGTGCCGCCGGGCACCGACCTCTACCGCGCGGACGGCGCCTGGACCCCGCCGTCGCTGGCCGCGACCGCCCGGCGCCGTCCACTGGCCGAGCGGGCCGCGGCCGGCTGAGGCCCAGGCGCGCCACGTGCCGCGCCGCTCGTACTCCAGGACCCCCTCGGCGGCGGAGGCCACCTTGGGCCCGGCTTTGCGCTCGACCAGGTGCAGCGCCACGTCCGGGCCCGAGGTGGCCCCGCCGCGTCGCGGGCCGCCGCCCCGGGCACACCCTCACCAGCCCGGCCGAAACCTGACAGCTCAGCCGGTCCGCGCGGCCGCCCACTGCTCGCGGGTCAGCCGGTACTCGACCTCGCCGTGCTCGGTGCCCGGCAGCGGGTCCGCCCACTCCAGGTGGAAGGTGCGCACGTGGCGCAGGCCGGTCTTCTCCAGCACCCGCCGGGAGCCGCTGTTGACCGCCATGGTGTTCGCGGTGACGGTGTGCACGGTGTGCTCGCGGAAGACCTTGTCCACCAGCGCGACCGAGCCCTCGGTGCCGTAGCCCCGGCCCCAGGAGGCCCGGGTGAGGCGGTAGCCCAGCTCCACCACACCCGGGTCCGCGCCGGCGGGTTCCAGCGCGAACCAGCCGACGAACGCGCCGGTGTCCCGCAGCCTCGCCGTCCAGAAGCCCCGTTCCGGCGGCAGCAGCCAGGTCCGGAACAGCTCCTCGGCCCGCTCGGGCGACTGCGGGGCCTCCAGGAAGCGCATCACCTCGGGGTCGCCGTGCAGCGCGATCACCTCCGGCAGGTCCTCCGGGCGGGGCGCGCTCAGGACCAGGCGTTCGGTGGTCAGGGAATCCGCCATGCCGCCAGTCTGGGCGGCCGGGCAAGCGATTTGCGCAGCCACGGCCGACAAAGCGACCCCTTTCACTAGTTGATTAGTGTTATGACGTACTCTGTCCGCATCGGACGGAGGAGTGACTCGATGACCAGCACCGACGGCCCGCCGCTGCGCGCGGAGGACCTGGGCAAGCACTACGGGCGCGGCTGGGCCCTGCGCGACTGCACCCTGGAGCTGCCCGCGGAGCGCGTGGTGGCCCTGGTCGGGCCGAACGGCGCGGGCAAGACCACCCTGATCGGCCTGGCCACCGGCCTGCTGGCGCCGAGCGAGGGCAGCGTGCGCGTGTTCGGCCGCCGCCCCGGCGGCCGTGGCCTGCCACCCGAGGTGGCGTACCTGTCCCAGCGCAAACCGCTCTACCCGGACCTGACGGTCACCGAGACCCTGCACCTGGGCCGCCGCCTGAACCCGACCTGGGACCAGGCGTACGCGCAGGGCCTGGTCACCGCGGCCGGGGTGCCGCTCAAGGCACGGGTCGGCACGCTGTCGGGCGGGCAGCGCACCCGGGTGGCGATCGCGCTCGCCCTGGGCAAGCGGCCGCGCCTGGTGCTGCTGGACGAGCCGCTGGCCGACCTGGACCCGCTGGCCCGGCAGGACACCCTGCGCACGCTGCTCGGCGAGGCGCGCCGCGAGGGCATCACCGTGGTGCTGTCCTCGCACGTGCTGGCCGAGCTCCAGGCCGCCTGCGACCACCTGGTGCTGCTCGGCGGCGGCCGGGTGCGGCTGGCCGGGGACGTCGAGCGGCTGCTGGCCGAGCACTGGCTGCTGACCACCGGCGCGCGAGCGCCCGCACCGCGTGGTGAGATCGTCGACGTGCAGCGCGACAGCGGGCAGGTGCGGCTCCTGGTCCGCACCGGGCAGCCCTCGTTCGGTCCACCGTGGACGGTCAGCAGGCCCGGCCTGGAAGACATCGTGCTCGGCCACATGCGGGCGGCGCGGCAGACGGAGGTGGCGGCGTGATCTGGACCGCGTGGCGCATGCAGCGCACGACACTCCTGGTGCTGCTGACAGCGTTCCTGGTGGGCCTGGTCAGCTTCGCGGTGCTGCGGCACCAGACCTTGGACTACATCGACCTGCTCGGCCTGCGCGACTGCCTGGGCCCGGACCGCTCCGCCGAGTGCGCGGCCAAGACCCCACAGTTCGGCGCGCGGTTCAGCGACCTGATGCGGGCCGCGCAGATGGCCGTGCTCGGGCTGCCGGTTCTGCTCGGCGTGTTCCTCGGTGCCCCGCTGTTCGCCCGCGAGCTGGAGCAGGGCACGCACGTGCTGGCGCTGACCCAGTCGGTCAGCCGCAACCGCTGGTTCGGCGTCAAGACCGCGTTCGCGCTGGTGCCCGCCGCGCTGCTGGCGCAGGCCACGGCATGGCTGCTGTGGTGGTGGCTGGACGTGGCGGGCTGGCTCTCCCCGCGCGCCCGGGGCTTCTTCCTGCCCTCGAACTTCGGCACCACCGGCCTGGTGCTGCTGGCCTACACGGTGTTCGCGGTCGCGCTGGGCATCCTGCTCGGAATGGTCACCCGGCGCGTGGTCACCGCGATGACGTTGACATTGCTGCTGACCACGGCGCTGCGCTTCGCCGAGGAGTGGCTGCGGTTCCTGCTCGCACCGGCCGAACGCACGCTGTTCGCGGTGAACAGCCCCGGCCCGGAGGGCGACCGCGACTCCTGGCAGGTGGGCTACGGCTACCTCGACGCGCGCGGCCAGGAGATGGGCGACCTCAGCGACAAGCTGCTCTCCTGCGACCGCACCGGCGCGGACCCGGGGCAGTGCTACGAGAAGCTCGGCGCCAAGCAGCAGTACGCCGACATCGTCCCGGCTGACGCGTACTGGACGGTGCAGCTGGTGGAGTCGCTGGTGCTGTTCGGCCTGGCCGCGGGGCTGCTCGCACTGGCCGCCACACTGCTCCGGCGGCGCAGCCTGTGATGTGCTAATTGCCTAGTGATTCCCTATGCTGGCCCCCGTGATCGAGTTCCGGATCGACCGGCGGTCCGGGGTCGCCACGTACCTCCAGATCGTCCACCAGACCAAGCAGGCGCTCCGGCTGGGCCTGCTCGGTCCGGGCGACCGGCTGCCCACTGCCCGCGAGGTCGTGGAGGCCACCGCCGTCAACCCCAACACCGTGCTCAAGGCCTACCGCGAGCTCGAACGCGAGGGTCTGGTCGAGGCGCGGCGCGGGCTGGGCACGTTCGTGCGGCGCTCGCTGGCCAGCCGGTCCACCGGGCCGGACTCGCCGCTGCGCCTGGAGCTGGCCGCGTGGATGGACCGCGCGCGCACCGCCGGGCTGGACCGCGAGGACGTGGAGGCGCTCTACGTCGACCTGCGCGAGGAGAAGTACCCGCGATGACCGCTCTCACCGTTGCCGGGCTGAGCCACCGGTACCGCCGCACCGAGGTGCTGCACGAGGTCGGCTTCGCGCTGCCGACGGGCGGGGTGGCCGCGCTGGTGGGCCCGAACGGCGCGGGCAAGTCGACGCTGCTGTCCGTCCTGGCCGGGCTCACGCTGCCCACCGCCGGGACGGTGCACGTGCTGGGCGAGCCGGTGCGCGGCGCGCTGCACCCGAGGGCGGCGTACGTGCCGCAGAGCGGCGGGCTGCCCCGGTCGCTGACGGTGGCCGAGCTGCTGACCATGACCGGGCGGCTGAACACCTCGTGGTCGGCGGAGGCCGCACGGGCGCTGCTGACCGCGGTGGAGGTCCCGCTGGACCGCCGGGCGGGCGCGCTCTCCGACGGGACGCGGGCGCTGGTGCGCATCGCGCTGGCCCTGGGCCGCCAGCCGGACCTGCTGCTGCTGGACGAACCGCTGGCCGCCCTGGACCCGCTGGCGCGCGATGAGGTGCTGCGCGCGCTGATGGCCGAGGTGGCCGCACGCGAGGTCACTGTACTGCTGTCCTCGCACGTCCCGGGCGAGCTGCGTGAGGTGTGCGACCACCTGGTGCTGCTGGACCGGGGCCGGGTGCGCCTGGCCGGGGACCTGGAGGACCTGCTGGCCGGGCACGCGCTGCTGGTCGGCCCGGTGGAGGACACCGCCTGGCTGCCCGGGGAGCGGGTGGTGCACCGGCGCGACACCGAGCGGCAGAGCACGGTGCTGCTGCGCGGCCCGGTGGCCGATCGGCCGGGGTGGGCTGCCGCGCAGCCGGATCTGGAGTCCCTGGTGCTGGGGCACCTGCGCTCGGCGCGGGCGGCTTCGGCGGTCTGACGGAGGGCAGGCGACCGCGAGATCACCCCGCCACCCGCCTCGCCCGGTACGCCCGCTGCCGACACGCCGCCGAGCAGTACCGCCGGGGCCTCCCCCGCGCCGAGCTCCCCGGGTGCAGCCCGCACGTCGGACACCGGCTTTCGTCACCCTGATCCGCACTTTCATCGTCGAGGAGGTGCTGCCCGAGCGCGGCAGCCCGGCTGCGCCCCGGGACCCGCGGTTGCAGGACATCACCATGCTCGTGCTCTACGGCGGCCGGGAGCGCGGCCGTGCCGGGTTCGAGGGGCTGTGCGTCCGGGCCGGGCTCCGGGTACTGCGGCGGGACGGGGTGACAGCGGTAGAGGCCGTCCGCAACTTGAACTGAAAAGCATCTTCCGCTTCGAATGCGCGCAACTGTACGGTCGGCGGCAGTTTCAAGCATGTTCACGCACATCTCGCCCTGCACCGGGAGTCACGACATGCGCCGACTCACCAGCACGCTCGCCGTGCTCGTCCTGCTCACGCTGGGCCTGCCCACCGCCTGGGCCCAGCCCGCCGAGCGCACCCTGGGCGACATCACCGGGGTCAGCCAGCAGGAGGGCACCACCACGATCAGCGCCGGGTCCGACCGGGTCCGGGTGCGCTTCCTCCAGCCCGACGTGTTCCGGCTCTGGCTCGGGCCCGGCGGCACGTTCACCGACCCCGTCGGCGGCGCGATCCTGACCAGCACCGACTTCGGCCCGGTGGCCACGACGGTGACCGAGACCGCCGACTACTACAAGATCGAGACCGAGGCCGCGGTGCTGCGCGCCTACCGGTCGCCGCTGCGGTTCGCGCTGTACCGCAAGGACAACCGCACGCTCGTCTGGCAGGAGTCCACCGGGCTGAGCTGGTCCTCGGGCGCGGCCCGGCAGCGGCTGGCCCGGGGTGCGGACGAGCAGTTCTACGGCACCGGCCTGCGGCTGGGCGCGTGGGCGCTGCGGGACAAGACCGTGCCGGTGCGGGTGGACAACAAGTGGAACGAGGGCGGCAACGCCAGCCCGGCACCGTTCTACCTGTCCACCAGCGGGTACGGCGTGGTGCGCAACACCTGGGCGCCGGGTTCGTACGCGTTCACCTCGCCCGTCCAGACCACGCACGAGGAGAGCCGCTTCGACGCGGTGTACTTCGCCGGGCGAGGACTCAAGGACGTGCTGGACCGCTACACCGACGTCACCGGCAAGCCCTTCCTGGCTCCCCTGTACGGCTTCGCCATGGGGCACGCCGACTGCTGGAACGCGAGCAACCCCGAGTACCAGGGCGACCACAACCGCGTGGACCACCAGAAGACCCCGGACGTGCTCAAGTACGCCGACCAGGCCCGCGCGGCGGACTTCCCGGCAGGCTGGTTCCTGCCCAACGACGGCTACGGCTGCGGGTACACCGACCTGTCGGGCACGATCAAGTCCCTGCGCGACAAGGGCTTCCACACCGGTCTGTGGACCTCGACCGGCCTCAAGGACGTCAAGGCCGAGGTCCAGGCGGGCTCCCGGGTGATCAAGACCGACGTGGCCTGGATCGGCGGCGGCTACCGGAAGGCCTTCGAGGGCGTCCAGCAGGCCGTGCGCGGCATCGAGGACAACAGCGACGCGCGCCGGTTCGTCTGGACCGTGGACGGCTGGGCGGGCACGCAGCGCGACGCGGTGGTGTGGACGGGCGACACCGAGGGCGACTGGGACAACATGCGCTGGCACGTCCCGGCGATCACCGGCGCGGGCCTGTCCGCGCTGAACTACGCGGCCGGGGACGTGGACGGCATCTTCGCGGGCAGCCCGGACACCTACTCGCGCGACCTCCAGTGGAAGGCCTTCACCCCGGCGCTGATGAGCATGTCCGGCTGGGGCGCGAAGAACCCCAGCGGCGCCTACCAGGACAAGCAGCCGTGGCGCTTCGACGCCGCGCACCAGGACGTCAACCGCAAGTACCTCAAGCTGCGCGAACGCCTGCTGCCGTACCTGTACTCGATGTCCCGGGTGGCGCACGAGACCGGCGTGCCCAGCACCCGCGCGATGGTGCTGGAGTTCCCGGACGACCCGGTGGCCCGGGACAACCGCACCAGCCAGCAGTTCATGGCCGGGGACGCGTTCCTGGTGGCACCGGTGACCTCGGCCAGCACCACCCGCGACGGCATCCACCTGCCCGCCGGTACCTGGACCGACTACTGGACCGGCAAGGTCTACCAGGGGCCGGGCACCTTCGACGGCTACCAGGCGCCGCTGGACCGGCTGCCGCTGTTCGTGCGGGGCGGCGCGATCGTGCCGATGGGCACGCGGGAGGCGCTGGCCTTCGACATCCACCCGCGCGGGGAGTCCTCGTTCGAGCTGTACGAGGACGACGGGGTCACGCGCCGCTTCCAGCAGGGCGAGTTCGCCAAGCAGCAGGTGCTGGTGCGCGGCGGCCGGGACGTCACGGTCCGCCTGGGCGCCTCGACCGGCTCCTACCAGGGCAAACCCACCAGCCGGGGGTACGAGCTGGCCATCCACGTGGCCTCGGCGCCGGGCCGGGTCACCGTGGACGGCGCGGACTGGCGGGACTGGTCCTACGCCGACGGCGTGCTGCGGGTGCGTACCGGCACCCGGCCCACGGACACCGGGTTCACCGTGACCGCCGAGGGCGTCAGCCTGCCCACGCCGCAGCCGATCCCGACCCGCGCGGACGAGCCGGTCGCCAAGACCGGCTGGTCGGTGAAGTACGCGGACAGCCAGGAGACCGCGGGCGAGAACGGCGCCGCGGCGAACGCGATCGACGACCAGCCGGGCACGATGTGGCACACCGCGTGGTCGGGCCCGAACCCGCCGCACGAGCTCCAGCTGGACCTGGGCACCACGCACGAGCTGACCGGGCTGACCTACCTGCCACGCCAGGACAGCGGGGTCAACGGCGGCATCAAGGGTTACGAGGTCTACGTCAGCACCGATGGCACGGACTGGGGCACACCGGTCGCGGCCGGGACGTTCGCGCCGGACAAGGCGGAGAAGCTGGTGGGCTTCCCGCCGACCGCGGGCAGGTACCTGCGCTTGCGGGCGACCAGCGAGATCAACGGCGGCGCCTGGACCAGCGCGGCCGAGATCGGCGCGCGCCGCCTGAGGCGGTGAGCCACCCGCTGGTGCTGGTGGACGGCGCGGCGGGCCACGGGAAATCGTGGTTCGCCGCCCGTGCGCTGGCCGAGTCGGAGGCCGCGGTGCGGGCGCTCGTGCGCTGTGCGGGCCTGCCCGACGAGCCGTACGTGCTGGTGCGCGAAGTCGTGCACGCGGTCGTGGCGGCGGGCGGCGATGCCCTGGCGGGCAGGGCGGTGCTCTCGGCGGTCGAGGGGCCGGGGGTCTACCCGGTGTGCGCGGCGCTGCGGGAGCTGCTCGGCGGGCCGGGCTCGGTGCTGCTCGTGGTGGACGACCTCGGGCTCGCCGACCGCGTGTCGCGGGCGGTGCTGCGGTGCTGTGCCACACGGCTGCCGCCCGGGGCGTCCATGGTGGTGACCGGGGCGGACGGGTGGGCGGGGCACCGAGTGGAGCTGGGTCCGTTCACGGCGGCACAGGTGGTCGGGCTGGCCGGGGAGCTGCCGGAGGACTGGGCGCTCGAAGTGCACCGGTTGACCGGTGGGGTGCCCAGGTTGGTGGTGGAGGTGCTGGCCCGCCCGGGGCTGGCCCGGACAGGTCACGACCTGATCCCCGCGCTGTTGCCCCCTGGCCTGTTCCGGGAGCCCTCCGCACGGCTGGCCGCCTCTCCCCCACGCGTCCGGGCCGTGGTCGAGCTCGCCGCTCTGTGCCGCACCCCCCTGCGCCCCGGCCTGGCCACCCGCGTGTGCGGCCCCGGCGCACCCCGGGCCTTGGCCCAAGCCGTCGACGCCGGGCTGCTCGTGTTGCGGGACAACGCCTTCCAGTGCCACCCACCCCTCATCGCGCTGGCCATCGCCCATGCCCTGCCCCTCACCCGCCGCCAGCACCTGCACGCGGCGATCGCCCGCGCCCTCGACCGCGACTCCCCCGACCTCGTGCACCACCACCGGCTGGCCGGTGACCTGCCCGCCGCCGCCCGCTGCGCCACCCGCGCGCCCCGCGAACCCCTGCGCGACCTCCTCGACGACCCCGACCTCCCCCGTCGGCTCCGCGCCAAACTGGCCACCCGGCTGGCCTGGCTGACCGCCGACACCCCCGACCACCAGGACACCGTCGCCGTCCTGCGCGACGTGCTCGACGACCGCCCGCCCACCGGCGTGCGCGGCGAGCTCCGCCTGCACCTGGGCCTGCTGCTGGCCAACCAGGCCGGTGACCTCCCGACCGCCCGCACCGAGCTGGAGCGCGCGGTCAGCGAGCTGCGGCAGCCCGCCCTCGTTGCCCGAGCCTGTTCGGCGCTCGCCCTGCCACACCTGGGTGGCACCCGGCGCTGGCTCGACCGCGCCCAGCCGTGCGGCGACCCCGGCCTGCGCACCGCGATCGCCGACAACCGCGCCACCGCCCTGCTCCAGCTCGGTGACCCCCGGGCCTGGGACCAGCCACCGGTGTCCGCGCGGGGCCAGCTGAACCTCACCGACGCGGCCATCACCCTCGGGCACCACCGCGCGGCGGCAGGTTTCCTGGACACCCTGGCGGATCCGGGCCCGTACCTGCGGCAGGTGGCAGCCACCAACCGGCTGCGACTGGCGCACGTGACGGGGCAGTGGACCGGTCTGGCCGAACGAATCCACGCCCACCTGACCGACGGGCCGCACAATCCGCGCTCCGCCGCCGAGTCCAGGCTGCTGCTGGCCCGGCTCGCCCTGGCCCGCGGAGACCGGGAAGCCGCGCACAAGCTCCTGGACACCGATGGCTGGTGCGGTGCCGCGGTCTTCGCGGCCGCGGCGACCCGGACCCGACTCGGCGCCGCCCTGGACTCGGCGTGGACGGCCGTTCGACGGCGAGGTGTCTGGGTGTGGGCGACCGAACTGGTCGACGCGGCCGTGGACCACCTCGGTGACGACCGCACCACGGCCCGGGCCCTGCTCACCGAGTTCGAGCACGGCATCCAAGGCCGGGACTGCCCGCTGGGCCAGGCCGTGCTGCGCTTCGGGTGGGGCCGCGTCCAGGGTTCCGCCCGGCTGCTGGCCGAGGCCGCCGCCGCGTTCGCCGCCCTCCCCCGCCCCTACGACCAGGCCCGTGCCCTGGAGGCACTGGCCCGGCACCGGCCGGACGCCGCCGTCGAGGCCGCCCGGCTGTTCACCGCACTCGGCGCCACCTGGGACGCCGCCCGGTGCGCACACCTGTTGCGGGAGCACGGCATCGGCCTCGGTGGCGGTCCCGGGCGACGGGGTTACGGCCGGGTGCTCTCGCCCCGGGAGCGGGAGGTCGCCGAGCTGGTCGCGGCCGGGCGGACCAACCGGGAGATCGCCGAGCTGCTGTTCCTGTCCCCGCGCACGGTCGAACGGCACGTGGCCGGGCTGCTGCGCAAGCTCGGGGTGCGCGGCAGGGCCGAGGTGCGGGTGCACCCCGGCCCCGTCAGCTGAGCCTCAGAACGTGAAGCACAGCGGGGTGCTGATGTGCTTGTGGCAGCGCACGGTCCGCGTCGCCGTCCCGGTCTGGCCCCGGCCGTCGGCCACGGTCAGGGTGACGGTGTGGTTCGCCGCGGCGTTCGGGTAGGTGTGGCTGGCGGTCGGTCCGCTGGCCGTGCCGCCGTCGCCGAAACGCCAGCTGTGGCCGGACACCGCGCCCTCCTCGTCGGTGCTGGCCCGGCCGTCGAAGGCGCAGGTGCCCTTGTCGCAGCGCGCGGTGAACGAGGCCGTCGGCGGCAGGTCGCCCGCCTTGACCATCCGGCGCGTGCTGTTGGTCTTGCCGTCGTCGTCGGTGACGG
Proteins encoded in this region:
- a CDS encoding GntR family transcriptional regulator; the encoded protein is MIEFRIDRRSGVATYLQIVHQTKQALRLGLLGPGDRLPTAREVVEATAVNPNTVLKAYRELEREGLVEARRGLGTFVRRSLASRSTGPDSPLRLELAAWMDRARTAGLDREDVEALYVDLREEKYPR
- a CDS encoding helix-turn-helix domain-containing protein encodes the protein MSHPLVLVDGAAGHGKSWFAARALAESEAAVRALVRCAGLPDEPYVLVREVVHAVVAAGGDALAGRAVLSAVEGPGVYPVCAALRELLGGPGSVLLVVDDLGLADRVSRAVLRCCATRLPPGASMVVTGADGWAGHRVELGPFTAAQVVGLAGELPEDWALEVHRLTGGVPRLVVEVLARPGLARTGHDLIPALLPPGLFREPSARLAASPPRVRAVVELAALCRTPLRPGLATRVCGPGAPRALAQAVDAGLLVLRDNAFQCHPPLIALAIAHALPLTRRQHLHAAIARALDRDSPDLVHHHRLAGDLPAAARCATRAPREPLRDLLDDPDLPRRLRAKLATRLAWLTADTPDHQDTVAVLRDVLDDRPPTGVRGELRLHLGLLLANQAGDLPTARTELERAVSELRQPALVARACSALALPHLGGTRRWLDRAQPCGDPGLRTAIADNRATALLQLGDPRAWDQPPVSARGQLNLTDAAITLGHHRAAAGFLDTLADPGPYLRQVAATNRLRLAHVTGQWTGLAERIHAHLTDGPHNPRSAAESRLLLARLALARGDREAAHKLLDTDGWCGAAVFAAAATRTRLGAALDSAWTAVRRRGVWVWATELVDAAVDHLGDDRTTARALLTEFEHGIQGRDCPLGQAVLRFGWGRVQGSARLLAEAAAAFAALPRPYDQARALEALARHRPDAAVEAARLFTALGATWDAARCAHLLREHGIGLGGGPGRRGYGRVLSPREREVAELVAAGRTNREIAELLFLSPRTVERHVAGLLRKLGVRGRAEVRVHPGPVS
- a CDS encoding aldo/keto reductase yields the protein MHYRTLGGTGIQVSAHCLGTMMFGAVGNPDHEDCVRIVHAALDAGINFVDTADMYSSGESEEITGKALEGRREEVVLATKVHFPMGEGPNRGGNSRRWIIRAVEDSLRRLRTDWIDLYQVHRPDPTTDVEETLGALTDLVRAGKIRAFGSSSFPAQEIAHAQHVARDRGLYRFRTEQPPYNLLARGVEAHLLPTAARYGMGVLTYSPLAWGFLSGKVRGGQDVDLTTGRARLAPQRFDPALPENAAKYAALEQLLDLAADLGCSLPELAVAFPVTHPAVTSVILGPRTLDQLTSSLKGASLVLDDAALDRIDEIVPPGTDLYRADGAWTPPSLAATARRRPLAERAAAG
- a CDS encoding GNAT family N-acetyltransferase, with product MADSLTTERLVLSAPRPEDLPEVIALHGDPEVMRFLEAPQSPERAEELFRTWLLPPERGFWTARLRDTGAFVGWFALEPAGADPGVVELGYRLTRASWGRGYGTEGSVALVDKVFREHTVHTVTANTMAVNSGSRRVLEKTGLRHVRTFHLEWADPLPGTEHGEVEYRLTREQWAAARTG
- a CDS encoding discoidin domain-containing protein, which produces MRRLTSTLAVLVLLTLGLPTAWAQPAERTLGDITGVSQQEGTTTISAGSDRVRVRFLQPDVFRLWLGPGGTFTDPVGGAILTSTDFGPVATTVTETADYYKIETEAAVLRAYRSPLRFALYRKDNRTLVWQESTGLSWSSGAARQRLARGADEQFYGTGLRLGAWALRDKTVPVRVDNKWNEGGNASPAPFYLSTSGYGVVRNTWAPGSYAFTSPVQTTHEESRFDAVYFAGRGLKDVLDRYTDVTGKPFLAPLYGFAMGHADCWNASNPEYQGDHNRVDHQKTPDVLKYADQARAADFPAGWFLPNDGYGCGYTDLSGTIKSLRDKGFHTGLWTSTGLKDVKAEVQAGSRVIKTDVAWIGGGYRKAFEGVQQAVRGIEDNSDARRFVWTVDGWAGTQRDAVVWTGDTEGDWDNMRWHVPAITGAGLSALNYAAGDVDGIFAGSPDTYSRDLQWKAFTPALMSMSGWGAKNPSGAYQDKQPWRFDAAHQDVNRKYLKLRERLLPYLYSMSRVAHETGVPSTRAMVLEFPDDPVARDNRTSQQFMAGDAFLVAPVTSASTTRDGIHLPAGTWTDYWTGKVYQGPGTFDGYQAPLDRLPLFVRGGAIVPMGTREALAFDIHPRGESSFELYEDDGVTRRFQQGEFAKQQVLVRGGRDVTVRLGASTGSYQGKPTSRGYELAIHVASAPGRVTVDGADWRDWSYADGVLRVRTGTRPTDTGFTVTAEGVSLPTPQPIPTRADEPVAKTGWSVKYADSQETAGENGAAANAIDDQPGTMWHTAWSGPNPPHELQLDLGTTHELTGLTYLPRQDSGVNGGIKGYEVYVSTDGTDWGTPVAAGTFAPDKAEKLVGFPPTAGRYLRLRATSEINGGAWTSAAEIGARRLRR
- a CDS encoding ATP-binding cassette domain-containing protein, translated to MTALTVAGLSHRYRRTEVLHEVGFALPTGGVAALVGPNGAGKSTLLSVLAGLTLPTAGTVHVLGEPVRGALHPRAAYVPQSGGLPRSLTVAELLTMTGRLNTSWSAEAARALLTAVEVPLDRRAGALSDGTRALVRIALALGRQPDLLLLDEPLAALDPLARDEVLRALMAEVAAREVTVLLSSHVPGELREVCDHLVLLDRGRVRLAGDLEDLLAGHALLVGPVEDTAWLPGERVVHRRDTERQSTVLLRGPVADRPGWAAAQPDLESLVLGHLRSARAASAV
- a CDS encoding ABC transporter ATP-binding protein: MTSTDGPPLRAEDLGKHYGRGWALRDCTLELPAERVVALVGPNGAGKTTLIGLATGLLAPSEGSVRVFGRRPGGRGLPPEVAYLSQRKPLYPDLTVTETLHLGRRLNPTWDQAYAQGLVTAAGVPLKARVGTLSGGQRTRVAIALALGKRPRLVLLDEPLADLDPLARQDTLRTLLGEARREGITVVLSSHVLAELQAACDHLVLLGGGRVRLAGDVERLLAEHWLLTTGARAPAPRGEIVDVQRDSGQVRLLVRTGQPSFGPPWTVSRPGLEDIVLGHMRAARQTEVAA
- a CDS encoding TetR/AcrR family transcriptional regulator, encoding MDTPRARIMAAARELFYWQGIQATGVEELAEKAAVSKRTLYKVFGSKDQVVTTYLAEMQAADIGSVANLARTDLTPRERLLALFDAPAQPERAPLFRGCPQHNAVVELAGPDHPAHELVHRNKLATLARITDTAREAGFADPEAVARRLFLLLEGAMALATSLDDVSAFGQAREIAEGLLGAA